The Tamandua tetradactyla isolate mTamTet1 chromosome 5, mTamTet1.pri, whole genome shotgun sequence genome window below encodes:
- the LOC143684464 gene encoding HLA class II histocompatibility antigen, DM beta chain — MTSLLSLLLCLSLGCTGVGSFVAHVESSCLLDDDGNPEDFTYCIAFNKDVLTCWDPQEAKMVPCEFGVLSILAQRLSDYLNQNGSLLKRLKNGLQDCATHTQPFWGSLTHRTRPPTVQVAKTTPFNTEKSVMLACYVWGFYPADVTISWRKNGEIIPPHSSAHKIAQPNGDWTYQTTSHLALNPSIWDTYTCVVEHIGAAEPISQDWTPGLSPMQTVKISVSAVTLGLGLIIFSFGLISWRRTGPSGYTSLPGSNYPEGRHIS; from the exons ATGACCTCACTGCTGTCGCTGCTGCTGTGCCTCAGCCTGGGCTGCACCGGAGTAG GCAGCTTTGTGGCACATGTGGAAAGCAGCTGTCTGTTGGATGATGATGGGAATCCAGAGGATTTCACGTATTGTATAGCCTTCAACAAGGATGTACTGACCTGCTGGGATCCACAGGAGGCCAAGATGGTCCCTTGTGAGTTTGGGGTGCTGTCTATCTTGGCCCAGAGACTCTCAGATTACCTCAACCAAAATGGAAGCCTGCTCAAGCGTTTGAAAAATGGACTCCAGGACTGTGCCACACATACCCAGCCCTTCTGGGGGTCACTAACCCACAGGACAC GACCACCAACCGTGCAAGTAGCTAAAACCACTCCTTTTAACACTGAGAAGTCTGTGATGCTGGCCTGCTATGTGTGGGGCTTCTATCCAGCAGATGTGACCATCTCATGGAGGAAGAACGGGGAGATCATCCCCCCTCACAGCAGTGCCCATAAGATTGCCCAGCCCAATGGAGACTGGACATACCAGACCACCTCCCATTTAGCCTTGAATCCCTCCATCTGGGACACCTACACCTGTGTAGTGGAGCACATTGGGGCTGCTGAGCCCATCTCTCAGGACTGGA CACCAGGGCTGTCCCCAATGCAGACAGTGAAGATTTCTGTATCTGCAGTGACTCTGGGCCTTGGGCTCATCATCTTCTCTTTTGGTTTGATCAGCTGGCGAAGAACTGGCCCCTCTG GCTACACTTCCCTCCCTGGGTCCAACTATCCGGAAG GTCGGCACATTTCCTAG